Proteins from a genomic interval of Treponema primitia ZAS-1:
- the rplK gene encoding 50S ribosomal protein L11, whose protein sequence is MAKKKVATYIKLQCPAGKATPAPPVGPALGPHGVSAPQFVTQFNDRTKTMEAGLIIPVVITVYTDKTFTFILKTPPAAVLIKKAIGLEKGSAESHKVKVGKLPKAKCEEIAKLKMADLSANDVDAAMRIIAGTARSMGVEVEK, encoded by the coding sequence ATGGCAAAGAAAAAGGTTGCCACCTACATCAAGCTCCAGTGCCCGGCGGGAAAGGCCACACCGGCCCCGCCCGTTGGCCCTGCCTTGGGACCCCACGGGGTCAGCGCTCCCCAGTTTGTCACCCAGTTTAACGACCGGACGAAAACTATGGAGGCTGGGCTTATCATTCCGGTGGTCATTACCGTGTATACGGATAAGACCTTCACCTTTATTCTCAAGACCCCCCCTGCGGCGGTTTTGATTAAAAAGGCTATCGGCCTGGAAAAGGGTTCCGCGGAATCCCACAAGGTCAAGGTCGGGAAGCTGCCTAAGGCTAAGTGCGAAGAAATCGCCAAACTGAAGATGGCGGATCTGTCCGCCAATGATGTTGACGCCGCCATGCGGATTATCGCCGGAACTGCCCGGTCCATGGGTGTCGAGGTGGAAAAATGA
- the rplA gene encoding 50S ribosomal protein L1 encodes MSHGKKYIESLKKYDATVSYPLKEAVDKVKTLAFAKFDETVDLSVKVSLKKSQSVRDTVVLPHQFHAEKRVLVFCKAEKEKEAQEAGATYVGAEDLIEKIKGGWLDFDVAVATPDMMKDVGKLGMVLGRRGLMPNPKTGTVTFDLKSALSELKKGRVEFRADKTGVVHLAVGKVSMDAEKLAENVNAVVTEIKRKRPADAKGEFLETVSVSSTMGPGVWVAIKDEE; translated from the coding sequence ATGAGCCACGGGAAAAAATACATCGAAAGCCTTAAAAAGTACGATGCCACGGTCTCCTACCCCTTAAAAGAGGCGGTAGACAAGGTAAAGACCCTGGCATTTGCCAAATTTGACGAGACCGTAGACCTTTCGGTCAAGGTAAGCCTGAAAAAGAGCCAATCTGTCCGGGATACGGTGGTACTTCCCCATCAGTTCCATGCGGAAAAACGGGTATTGGTGTTCTGTAAGGCGGAAAAGGAAAAGGAAGCCCAGGAAGCGGGGGCAACCTATGTGGGCGCCGAGGACCTGATCGAGAAAATTAAGGGGGGCTGGCTGGACTTTGATGTTGCGGTGGCCACTCCGGATATGATGAAGGACGTTGGTAAGCTTGGTATGGTCCTGGGCCGCCGCGGCCTTATGCCTAACCCCAAGACCGGAACCGTAACCTTCGACCTCAAGAGCGCCCTGTCGGAGCTTAAAAAAGGCCGGGTTGAATTCCGGGCCGATAAGACCGGCGTTGTACACCTGGCGGTGGGCAAGGTTTCCATGGATGCCGAAAAGCTTGCTGAAAATGTCAATGCGGTGGTTACGGAAATTAAACGGAAGCGTCCCGCGGATGCCAAGGGCGAATTTTTGGAAACCGTATCGGTATCTTCCACCATGGGTCCCGGTGTATGGGTCGCTATCAAGGATGAGGAGTAA
- the fucU gene encoding L-fucose mutarotase: protein MLIGIDPVISPELLDALFRMGHGDELILADAFFPGDSCNSRVIRADGIRIPALLDGILALMNLDYAVPHPVMMMQVMPGDTLDLGVEKSYQAVIDRHWPGTPPVERIERFAFYERTKKAFAVVMTGETVKYGNIILKKGVIPLDKKL from the coding sequence ATGCTTATTGGTATTGATCCGGTTATCAGCCCCGAACTTTTGGATGCCCTGTTCCGTATGGGTCACGGGGATGAGCTTATCCTGGCGGACGCTTTTTTCCCCGGAGATTCCTGTAATTCCCGGGTGATCCGGGCGGATGGTATCAGAATTCCCGCTTTGCTGGACGGGATCCTGGCCCTGATGAATCTGGACTACGCAGTACCCCATCCGGTGATGATGATGCAGGTCATGCCTGGGGATACCCTGGATCTTGGGGTGGAAAAATCATATCAGGCGGTAATTGACCGGCATTGGCCCGGAACTCCCCCGGTTGAGCGGATTGAACGGTTTGCCTTCTATGAGCGGACCAAAAAAGCCTTTGCAGTGGTCATGACCGGCGAAACCGTAAAATATGGGAATATAATTCTAAAGAAAGGGGTTATCCCCCTGGATAAGAAGCTGTAA
- a CDS encoding L-fucose isomerase, producing MADISSLKLNPPENRYRGALPKIGIRPTIDGRRRGVRESLEVVTMDLAKAAAKLITENLRHPNGQPIQCVIADSTIGGVAEAAACQDKFSRENVQVTLTVSPCWCYGSETMDMDPTTIKAVWGFNGTDRPGAVYLAAVLAAHNQKGLPAFGIYGRDVMDFADAAKIPNDVKDKILSFIKSGLAAAWMRGKSYLSIGSVAMGIAGSISNADFFQEYLGMRNEYVDMSELVRRFEEKIYSEVEYKRALAWTLENCKVGPDNNPAEEQHSQKQKDETWKTCVKMALIVRDLMVGNPDLRRKKLDEEALGHNAILAGFQGQRQWTDHFPNGDFMEVILNSSFDWNGIRSPYVVATENDGLNGVSMLFGYLLTGQAQVFSDVRTYWSPAAIERVTGWKPEGGAANGLIHLINSGSAAIDGTGKQRKDGKAAWKPFWEISPEEAGACLDAVSWRYGSLGYFRGGGYSSDFISEGGMPVTMTRLNLVKGLGPVLQIAEGFTVTIPDHVHDKLDLRTDPTWPTTWFAPRVTGEEGPFKDVYSVMNNWGANHGAVSYGHNGADLITLASILRIPVCMHNVTEDRIYRPSYWNAFGMDKEGSDYRACTALGPLYK from the coding sequence ATGGCTGATATATCCAGTCTCAAGTTGAATCCCCCGGAGAACCGTTACCGGGGAGCGCTGCCGAAAATCGGCATACGGCCGACCATCGATGGCCGGCGCCGAGGGGTGCGGGAATCCCTCGAGGTGGTAACCATGGACTTAGCTAAAGCGGCGGCTAAACTCATCACCGAAAACCTTAGGCACCCCAACGGGCAGCCCATCCAGTGTGTAATCGCCGATTCCACCATCGGTGGCGTGGCCGAAGCTGCTGCCTGCCAGGATAAGTTTTCCCGGGAAAACGTCCAGGTCACCCTGACCGTATCCCCCTGTTGGTGCTACGGCTCGGAAACCATGGACATGGATCCCACCACCATTAAGGCAGTATGGGGCTTCAACGGTACCGACCGGCCCGGCGCGGTATACCTGGCGGCGGTTCTGGCCGCCCACAACCAGAAGGGACTCCCCGCCTTTGGTATCTACGGCAGGGATGTGATGGACTTTGCGGACGCCGCCAAGATCCCCAATGATGTGAAGGACAAGATCCTCAGCTTTATAAAATCCGGCCTGGCCGCCGCCTGGATGCGTGGCAAGAGCTATCTATCCATCGGCTCGGTAGCCATGGGTATCGCCGGTTCCATCAGCAACGCCGATTTCTTCCAGGAATACCTGGGGATGCGAAATGAATACGTGGATATGTCCGAACTGGTACGGCGTTTTGAAGAGAAGATCTACTCCGAAGTTGAGTACAAACGGGCCTTGGCCTGGACTCTGGAAAACTGTAAGGTAGGGCCGGACAATAATCCTGCCGAAGAACAGCATAGCCAAAAACAAAAGGACGAAACCTGGAAGACCTGCGTAAAAATGGCCCTTATCGTTCGGGACCTCATGGTTGGAAACCCGGACCTGCGCCGGAAGAAGCTGGACGAGGAAGCCCTGGGGCATAACGCCATCCTGGCGGGTTTCCAGGGTCAGCGCCAGTGGACCGACCATTTCCCCAACGGAGACTTCATGGAAGTTATCCTCAACTCATCCTTTGACTGGAACGGCATCCGCTCCCCCTATGTGGTGGCCACAGAGAATGACGGCCTCAACGGGGTGTCCATGCTCTTCGGCTACCTCCTTACAGGCCAGGCTCAGGTCTTCTCGGATGTGCGGACCTACTGGAGCCCTGCGGCTATAGAGCGGGTCACCGGCTGGAAACCCGAAGGCGGGGCGGCCAATGGCCTTATCCACCTGATCAACTCCGGTTCCGCCGCCATCGACGGTACGGGCAAGCAGCGGAAGGACGGGAAAGCCGCCTGGAAGCCCTTCTGGGAGATAAGCCCCGAAGAAGCCGGCGCCTGTCTGGATGCGGTAAGCTGGCGCTACGGCAGCCTGGGCTATTTCCGGGGCGGCGGCTATTCCTCGGACTTCATCAGCGAAGGGGGCATGCCCGTAACCATGACCCGGCTTAACCTGGTCAAGGGCCTGGGTCCGGTACTGCAGATTGCCGAAGGCTTTACGGTAACCATTCCGGATCATGTCCACGACAAGCTGGACCTCCGCACCGATCCCACCTGGCCAACCACCTGGTTTGCCCCGAGGGTCACCGGGGAAGAAGGCCCCTTCAAGGACGTCTATTCGGTAATGAACAACTGGGGCGCCAACCACGGGGCGGTTTCTTACGGCCACAACGGTGCGGACCTTATCACCCTGGCGAGCATACTCCGGATCCCCGTGTGTATGCACAATGTGACCGAGGACCGGATCTACCGGCCCAGTTACTGGAATGCCTTTGGTATGGATAAGGAAGGGTCCGACTACCGGGCTTGTACGGCGCTGGGGCCTCTTTATAAGTAA
- a CDS encoding LacI family DNA-binding transcriptional regulator — MKGQTIRDVAAAAGVSTATVSRALAPDSTGQVSEKTRLRVSLAVKKLGYRPNHTARSLKTRSTRTVAIIAPELANDFFMDLAEGIERVLDAQGYTMLIASSANSVEEEQKRTSLLADRMVDGMVVIPAGAQGKHLKVIARRGFPLVLVDRLVEGIDLDAVLSDNDGGAFDLTQRLLSDGFKRIVFVGGNSVISTARERFSGFSRALGEAGIRSEPEWIRLTGMGVEDGYQGMDTILKSPQTLEALVAVNSLVHLGMERRLLEWVREGRKLPPVVIAAFDETRYTPFLPACRYTAAQDAVSIGEKAGQRILERISLKKQNRKTGSRIIRIPVTIIRH, encoded by the coding sequence ATGAAAGGGCAGACCATACGGGATGTTGCCGCAGCCGCTGGGGTCTCCACTGCCACGGTATCCCGGGCTCTTGCCCCGGACAGTACCGGCCAAGTGTCCGAAAAAACCCGGTTACGGGTCTCTTTGGCGGTGAAAAAACTAGGATACCGGCCTAACCATACAGCCCGGAGCCTTAAAACCCGGTCTACCAGGACGGTAGCGATCATTGCCCCGGAACTGGCCAACGATTTTTTCATGGATCTGGCGGAAGGGATTGAACGGGTACTGGATGCCCAGGGCTATACCATGCTTATCGCCTCTTCGGCAAATTCCGTGGAGGAAGAGCAGAAGCGGACCTCCCTACTGGCGGATCGTATGGTGGATGGTATGGTGGTTATCCCCGCGGGCGCCCAGGGGAAACACCTAAAGGTGATCGCCCGGCGGGGATTCCCCTTGGTACTGGTGGATAGGCTGGTGGAAGGGATCGATCTGGATGCGGTGCTTTCGGATAACGACGGAGGCGCATTTGACCTTACCCAGCGTCTCCTTTCCGATGGGTTTAAACGTATCGTTTTTGTCGGGGGGAATAGCGTCATTTCCACCGCCCGGGAGCGCTTTTCCGGTTTTTCCCGGGCGCTGGGGGAGGCGGGAATCCGGTCTGAACCGGAGTGGATACGTCTGACCGGCATGGGGGTAGAGGATGGGTACCAGGGTATGGATACCATTCTCAAGTCCCCGCAAACCTTGGAAGCCCTGGTGGCAGTGAACAGTTTGGTTCACCTGGGGATGGAGCGGAGGCTTCTGGAATGGGTCCGTGAAGGGCGGAAGCTTCCACCGGTGGTTATAGCCGCTTTTGATGAGACGCGGTATACCCCATTTTTACCGGCCTGCCGGTATACGGCGGCCCAGGATGCGGTAAGCATTGGAGAAAAGGCGGGACAGCGTATCCTTGAACGGATTAGTCTGAAAAAACAAAACCGGAAAACCGGGAGCCGGATCATCCGAATCCCGGTAACTATTATTCGTCATTAA
- a CDS encoding alpha/beta hydrolase, with translation MAINKAMRAALKTIAYLNLNVDIKKSYKVERHFENLGARLRPIPAEYSVWDHVVSSGDYEIPVRVFLPKKGKPRRLLLFFHGGGWVLGSIESYTEMCTRLAGATSSIVVSVDYRLAPEYKFPTAPEDCYAVARELFMGNSLLNVNPANITIIGDSAGGNLAAAVSLMARDRGEFLPPRQILIYPATAADHSENSPFESIRTNGYDYLLTSKRVEDMLELYKGSGADSVNPYFAPLEASDLSRQPRTLIITAEYCPLRDEGEFYGKRLETAGNQVEVYRMKDAFHAYMMLPPRFVHVKKTYELINNFLDN, from the coding sequence ATGGCTATCAACAAGGCCATGCGGGCGGCGCTCAAAACTATTGCTTACCTGAACCTGAATGTGGATATCAAAAAAAGCTATAAGGTTGAACGGCATTTTGAAAACCTGGGCGCCCGGTTACGCCCCATACCGGCGGAATACTCCGTCTGGGACCACGTTGTCAGCTCCGGGGATTACGAGATACCGGTACGGGTTTTCCTGCCAAAAAAAGGGAAGCCCCGGCGGCTCCTGCTGTTTTTCCACGGCGGCGGCTGGGTTCTGGGGAGCATTGAAAGCTATACCGAGATGTGTACCCGTTTGGCAGGGGCCACTTCCAGTATCGTGGTTTCCGTAGATTACCGGCTTGCCCCGGAATACAAGTTCCCCACCGCTCCGGAGGATTGCTACGCCGTGGCCCGGGAACTGTTTATGGGAAATAGTCTTTTGAACGTGAACCCTGCCAATATAACTATCATCGGTGACAGCGCCGGGGGAAATCTTGCAGCGGCGGTTTCCCTCATGGCCCGGGACCGGGGGGAGTTTCTGCCGCCCCGCCAAATACTGATCTACCCCGCCACCGCCGCGGACCACAGCGAAAATTCACCCTTTGAGTCCATACGGACCAACGGATACGATTATCTTTTAACTTCAAAAAGAGTTGAGGATATGCTAGAATTGTATAAGGGCTCCGGGGCGGATTCGGTGAACCCCTACTTTGCCCCCCTGGAAGCGTCGGATTTGAGCCGTCAGCCCAGGACCTTGATTATCACCGCCGAGTATTGCCCCCTCCGGGATGAGGGGGAATTTTATGGAAAGAGGCTGGAAACAGCGGGGAATCAGGTGGAAGTTTACCGGATGAAGGATGCCTTCCACGCATATATGATGCTGCCCCCCCGTTTTGTCCATGTAAAAAAGACCTACGAATTGATCAACAACTTTTTGGATAATTAG
- the deoD gene encoding purine-nucleoside phosphorylase, with product MSTHIAAKPGDIAETILLPGDPLRAKFIAENFLEKPVQYTGVRNMFGYTGIYKGKRVSVQGTGMGIPSISIYVNELFRDYNVRRAIRIGTAGAIVPELKLRDLVIAMSASTDSGANSIRFGGRNFAPTAAFSLLKTAYDTAVAKGWQPKVGPIVSSDMFYTEDPEEWKLWAKFGVMAVEMETAELYTLAAKYGREALALLTISDSLVSGETTSAEERQTAFTRMMEVALETAIS from the coding sequence ATGTCCACTCATATTGCGGCAAAACCTGGGGATATCGCCGAGACGATTCTGCTGCCCGGAGACCCCCTGCGGGCCAAGTTTATCGCGGAAAATTTCCTGGAGAAGCCGGTTCAGTACACCGGGGTGCGGAATATGTTTGGGTATACCGGAATCTACAAGGGGAAACGGGTATCCGTACAGGGGACAGGGATGGGGATTCCTTCAATTTCTATCTACGTTAATGAGCTGTTTCGGGATTACAATGTCCGCCGGGCCATACGCATCGGGACGGCGGGGGCCATAGTACCGGAACTTAAGCTCCGGGATCTGGTTATAGCCATGTCGGCGTCCACCGATTCGGGGGCCAACAGCATCCGCTTTGGGGGGAGAAACTTCGCCCCCACCGCAGCCTTCAGTCTCCTTAAGACCGCCTACGACACGGCAGTTGCCAAGGGTTGGCAGCCTAAGGTGGGACCCATTGTTTCATCGGATATGTTTTATACCGAGGACCCGGAAGAATGGAAGCTCTGGGCAAAATTCGGCGTTATGGCGGTGGAAATGGAGACGGCGGAACTCTACACCCTGGCGGCCAAATACGGCCGGGAAGCCCTGGCATTGCTAACCATCTCGGACAGCCTGGTCTCAGGTGAGACGACCAGCGCCGAGGAACGGCAAACCGCCTTTACCAGGATGATGGAGGTAGCCTTGGAAACGGCTATCTCCTGA
- the rpmG gene encoding 50S ribosomal protein L33, protein MASKKTAVELVALQCTECKRKNYTTSKNRRNTQEKLEFSKYCPFDRKHTLHKETKVK, encoded by the coding sequence ATGGCGAGTAAAAAGACAGCGGTGGAGCTTGTCGCCCTGCAGTGTACTGAATGCAAGCGGAAAAATTATACGACCTCAAAAAACCGTCGGAATACCCAGGAAAAGCTGGAATTCAGTAAATATTGCCCCTTTGACCGGAAGCATACCCTGCACAAGGAAACAAAGGTTAAGTAG
- a CDS encoding MATE family efflux transporter — METTPVWVSIIRLALPMMFSMIAQLVYNMTDTFFIGQTGDPNMVAGISLAMPLFMVSQGIGNIFGVGASSYISRMLGAREIETARRTNAVSFYTTILAGVVITIAMLLFRKPILHVIGTSDVTFPYADSYFTIISGFIVIALLNISLSGQIRSEGATDKAMIGTLIGIILNIILDPVFILVFHMGTAGAAWATVIGQAASLVYLLWCFMSPHTMLSIHPRDFKPSGKIYGEILKIGLPAALSNIVMSLAMAVRNLMAASYGDLVIAGMGVTIRVESLSFMLIMALAMGYQPFAGFNYGAKNYGRLKKGMKITFMYTTALALFFVGAFALAGRSIIALFINDAPTITAGASFLHAFLFGLPVMGIQMTIMVTFQALGKPVLGTIVSLGRQCLFYIPLVYVFNHFWGFEGFVYSQPVADIATTTIALFLVRGLLKELKHHEK; from the coding sequence ATGGAAACAACACCGGTTTGGGTCAGCATTATACGGCTTGCGCTTCCGATGATGTTCAGCATGATCGCCCAGTTGGTCTACAATATGACCGATACGTTTTTTATCGGGCAGACCGGGGACCCGAACATGGTGGCGGGTATTTCGCTGGCAATGCCGCTTTTTATGGTGTCCCAGGGTATAGGGAACATATTCGGCGTAGGGGCGTCAAGTTATATCTCCCGTATGCTCGGGGCGCGGGAAATAGAAACCGCAAGACGTACCAACGCGGTGTCTTTTTATACAACCATCCTCGCCGGGGTGGTTATTACGATTGCCATGCTTCTGTTCCGTAAGCCGATTTTACACGTCATCGGAACGAGTGACGTAACGTTTCCTTACGCCGATAGTTATTTTACGATAATTTCCGGATTTATCGTCATTGCGCTGCTCAATATTTCCTTATCGGGACAAATCAGGAGTGAAGGCGCCACCGATAAGGCAATGATTGGTACGCTTATCGGCATAATCCTTAACATCATTCTTGACCCGGTGTTTATTTTGGTTTTTCACATGGGAACCGCAGGCGCGGCATGGGCCACCGTGATAGGACAGGCCGCTTCACTGGTGTATCTCCTTTGGTGTTTTATGTCCCCCCATACCATGCTTTCCATACACCCCCGGGATTTTAAGCCTTCCGGGAAGATATACGGAGAGATTCTCAAAATCGGACTGCCCGCGGCGCTTTCAAATATTGTGATGAGCCTTGCGATGGCGGTACGGAATCTTATGGCCGCAAGTTACGGCGACCTGGTAATTGCCGGTATGGGAGTTACCATACGGGTTGAAAGTTTAAGTTTTATGCTGATAATGGCCCTGGCCATGGGTTACCAGCCCTTTGCCGGGTTTAACTACGGGGCTAAAAACTATGGGCGTCTCAAAAAGGGCATGAAGATAACCTTTATGTATACCACCGCTCTGGCGTTATTTTTTGTCGGCGCCTTTGCCCTGGCGGGGCGCAGTATCATTGCGCTTTTTATCAATGACGCCCCAACGATTACCGCGGGAGCAAGCTTTCTCCACGCTTTTTTATTTGGGCTTCCTGTTATGGGCATTCAGATGACCATTATGGTTACATTCCAAGCCCTTGGAAAACCGGTACTGGGGACGATAGTATCCCTGGGAAGACAGTGTTTGTTTTATATCCCCCTTGTTTATGTGTTTAATCATTTTTGGGGATTCGAGGGTTTTGTATATTCACAACCCGTTGCGGATATAGCTACCACCACGATTGCGCTCTTTTTGGTGCGCGGCCTGTTAAAGGAATTAAAGCATCATGAAAAATGA
- the secE gene encoding preprotein translocase subunit SecE, producing the protein MRKIVQFIKESYAELRKVVWPSKEDVVSSVKVVLISTVIFAAVLGLVDVLLLLGVQAIF; encoded by the coding sequence ATGCGCAAGATAGTTCAGTTTATCAAAGAATCCTACGCAGAACTCCGCAAGGTCGTATGGCCGAGCAAGGAGGATGTTGTCAGCTCCGTGAAGGTGGTACTTATTTCTACCGTTATATTCGCCGCGGTCCTTGGGCTGGTGGATGTGCTTCTGCTTCTGGGTGTACAGGCAATATTTTAA
- a CDS encoding DUF6320 domain-containing protein, with translation MLFCHKCRVRVGGSPRRCPLCQGELSGEAEPGLDVFPEIPILPVPNKRLISFIAFGTIAVAVITVAINIAIPSGGVWWSLFVIAGLGSLWLSFLVINNQWWNIPKIIFLQLLVISVMVLLWDFFTGFYKWSLNFVIPTLFSCSMIALAVFAKVRRLKVEDYIIFLGIISVISIFSLLLIIFHVVTIVYPAVICFALSLISLAFLLVFEGRALWEELQRRMHL, from the coding sequence ATGTTGTTTTGTCATAAATGCAGGGTTAGGGTTGGGGGAAGTCCCCGCCGCTGCCCCCTCTGTCAGGGGGAACTGTCCGGGGAAGCCGAACCTGGTCTGGACGTGTTCCCGGAAATCCCCATCCTGCCGGTTCCCAACAAGCGGCTCATCAGCTTTATTGCCTTTGGTACCATCGCTGTGGCGGTTATAACCGTGGCGATCAATATTGCTATCCCCTCGGGGGGTGTATGGTGGTCCCTCTTTGTCATTGCGGGACTGGGCAGCCTCTGGCTTTCCTTTCTGGTCATCAATAACCAATGGTGGAATATTCCAAAAATAATTTTTCTGCAGCTCCTGGTTATTTCGGTTATGGTTCTCCTCTGGGATTTTTTTACGGGTTTTTATAAATGGTCATTGAACTTTGTTATCCCCACCCTCTTTAGCTGTTCCATGATAGCCCTGGCGGTATTTGCCAAGGTCCGCAGACTAAAGGTAGAGGATTATATCATATTTTTAGGCATCATCAGCGTGATCAGTATTTTTTCTTTGCTGCTCATCATTTTTCATGTGGTTACCATTGTTTATCCCGCAGTAATCTGCTTTGCCCTTTCCCTTATTTCCCTGGCCTTCCTGCTGGTCTTTGAGGGCAGAGCCCTCTGGGAAGAATTACAGCGGCGGATGCACCTGTAG
- a CDS encoding Rpn family recombination-promoting nuclease/putative transposase, with translation MVLFFHQDSSKTHLRPRLTTASGRIVNIEVQVERYKFFIQRIIYYLAKMLVEQMKAGFNYGRINQTICVVIANHILCPEEEHYLNSYDLRNPITGRLFTDLLKVVILELPKVPETDDNRAIWPWLQFFKCKTKEDFTMLAKTHPEVKPAINEYAKLSWSDRRRMIADYKEKARRDKYAMMEFAKDEGRDEGIALGEVKGIAIGEAKGLERLRNTARKMKIRGIPVNQIAEDTGLTLEEVEQL, from the coding sequence ATCGTTCTTTTTTTTCACCAAGACTCAAGCAAAACCCACCTCCGCCCCCGGCTCACCACCGCCTCAGGCAGGATCGTGAATATAGAGGTACAGGTAGAGCGGTACAAATTCTTCATCCAGCGCATCATCTACTACCTGGCTAAAATGCTGGTTGAACAGATGAAAGCCGGCTTTAACTACGGCAGGATCAACCAGACTATCTGCGTAGTTATCGCTAACCATATCCTTTGCCCGGAAGAGGAGCATTACTTGAACAGTTATGACCTGCGGAACCCCATAACCGGGCGCTTATTTACAGATTTACTCAAGGTGGTTATACTTGAATTACCGAAGGTTCCTGAAACCGACGATAACCGGGCCATCTGGCCGTGGTTACAATTCTTCAAGTGTAAAACCAAGGAGGATTTCACCATGCTGGCAAAAACCCATCCCGAAGTAAAACCCGCAATAAACGAGTATGCAAAGCTCAGTTGGAGCGACCGGCGCCGGATGATAGCGGACTACAAGGAGAAAGCGCGCCGGGATAAGTACGCCATGATGGAATTCGCCAAAGACGAAGGCCGGGATGAAGGCATCGCATTGGGTGAAGTTAAGGGCATCGCAATAGGCGAGGCGAAGGGCTTGGAGCGGCTGCGGAATACTGCCCGCAAAATGAAAATCCGAGGTATACCGGTAAACCAGATTGCCGAAGATACCGGCCTCACCCTAGAAGAAGTTGAGCAATTATAG
- a CDS encoding MarR family winged helix-turn-helix transcriptional regulator encodes MKNELHNELLRSLFMLKKFTSTFRPAVLPKEDEMNLASFTLLYYIKEHNGDLSCEKIRNELSVTKPAVSQMLASLEKKGFLTRETNKENRRCIVLSLTEKGTQFIEKTQRKTEKRLTEIIGRFGVDETHSLITLVNRFLSVMEESDRE; translated from the coding sequence ATGAAAAATGAACTGCACAATGAATTACTCCGTTCTCTTTTTATGTTAAAAAAATTCACCAGTACGTTCCGCCCCGCTGTTCTTCCTAAGGAAGACGAGATGAATCTCGCGTCATTTACGTTGCTCTACTATATTAAGGAACACAACGGAGATTTGAGCTGCGAAAAAATCAGAAACGAATTATCGGTTACAAAACCCGCGGTCTCACAAATGCTTGCTTCCCTCGAAAAAAAAGGTTTTTTAACCCGGGAAACGAACAAAGAAAACCGGAGATGCATTGTACTTTCTCTCACCGAAAAGGGAACCCAGTTTATTGAAAAGACCCAGCGAAAAACCGAAAAACGGCTTACGGAAATTATCGGGCGCTTTGGCGTAGACGAAACCCACAGCCTCATAACGCTGGTCAACCGTTTCTTGTCAGTTATGGAAGAATCTGACCGGGAGTAA
- the nusG gene encoding transcription termination/antitermination protein NusG — protein MATGWYVLHTYSGYENKIEKTIRMMTAAGDLDKEVVRDVKVPSEEVVEVKDGKKRTMTRKFLPGYILVEMDLPDLEWKAPCSKIKKIQGVTGFVGTPADKKPQPLTGDEARGILQKSGEIKGERPVRARQTFAAGEQVKIIDGPFESFTGTIEEVNQEKNKLKVMVGIFGRNTPVEVDLLQVEKM, from the coding sequence ATGGCTACGGGTTGGTACGTGCTTCATACCTATTCCGGATATGAAAACAAAATAGAAAAAACCATCCGCATGATGACCGCCGCGGGAGATCTCGATAAAGAGGTCGTCCGTGATGTAAAGGTGCCTTCCGAAGAGGTGGTGGAAGTCAAGGATGGGAAGAAGCGGACCATGACCCGGAAGTTTCTGCCCGGGTATATCCTGGTAGAAATGGACCTTCCGGACCTGGAATGGAAGGCGCCCTGTTCGAAAATTAAGAAGATCCAGGGGGTTACCGGCTTTGTGGGAACCCCGGCGGATAAGAAACCCCAGCCCCTGACCGGGGATGAAGCCCGGGGGATTTTGCAGAAATCCGGGGAGATCAAGGGTGAACGGCCCGTCCGCGCCCGGCAGACCTTCGCCGCAGGCGAACAGGTTAAGATTATCGACGGACCCTTTGAGTCCTTTACGGGGACTATCGAAGAGGTCAACCAGGAAAAGAACAAGCTTAAGGTTATGGTCGGGATTTTCGGCCGTAATACCCCGGTAGAGGTAGACCTTTTGCAGGTAGAGAAAATGTAG